In a single window of the Candidatus Zixiibacteriota bacterium genome:
- a CDS encoding transposase: protein MARPLRIEYSGALYHVTSRGDRQEPIFEDDGDRRAFLDLLGEVIFRYRWRCYAYCLMGNHYHLMIETPEGNLSRGMRQLNG, encoded by the coding sequence ATGGCGCGGCCCTTGCGGATTGAATATTCCGGCGCTCTGTACCACGTCACCTCTCGTGGCGACCGCCAGGAGCCGATTTTCGAGGACGATGGGGATCGCAGGGCCTTTTTGGATCTGTTGGGCGAAGTGATCTTTCGGTATCGCTGGCGCTGCTATGCGTACTGCTTGATGGGCAATCACTATCATCTGATGATCGAAACTCCGGAGGGGAATCTCAGCAGGGGGATGCGGCAATTAAACGG